One Coleofasciculus chthonoplastes PCC 7420 genomic region harbors:
- a CDS encoding WG repeat-containing protein, whose translation MTISTDSSFADTQTHWAKDSIHQLFSRQIISGYPDGSFRPNNSVTRAEFAAILNKAFPQVTPVRDAINFRDVPANHWANSAIQTVTRAAFFSGYPNGTFRPNQPIPRVQALVALVSGLKYDRDPNPNSILQQYYDDAAAIPNYARGAIATATRQFLVVNYPDVRRLHPNRNATRGEVAALISRALKLPGVPQQYVPGWDIIAIEPLFDDADSFSQERARVKLGEKWGYIDKTGTFIVDPQLNEAEPFSEGIALVRLQQNGVDLSWVRSRHFSARSAKALTTNAQKLSSLEIRGVWLTTTDSQVFNTSKNIAEAMDFLANTGFNVVFPVVWNNGATLYPSRLMQDIMGLEIDPRFTGRDPLAELIQAAKNVGLAVIPWFEYGFASSYNQKGGRLLAQKPDWAARDSQGNLLTKNNFEWLNAFDPQVQDFVMGLILEVIRNYDIAGIQGDDRLPALPSEGGYDTQTVQRYVQQFNQEPPNNPKDSQWLQWRADLLTDFLTRLYRQVVAINPELIISIAPSPYPWGFQEYLQDNQAWADQGLVDMIHPQFYRRDFASYKQLVDRLVHDQLNPVQLSTVIPGILIKSGSYRISSQDLVQVIEYNRDRGLAGEVLFFYEGLRQDNDTLANALRSHVYAQSVPFNTAQVKAQGFTHRRVGAEYRYIDRFGNLVTQPEFDWLDSFQEERARVRMGYKWGYIDKTGHLITRLDFDQADQFAEGLARVKIGSRYGYIDLSGQWVISPQFDQATRFSEGLAAVKVEDQWGYIDKIGKWVIPTQFDQAELFSEGLAAVQLAGKYGYCDSNGQLVIPANFDAAGSFAQGLAPVQLRDRWGYINPTGELVIEPQFDAAQPFSQELAAVKIGSFWGYINKKGDRVISPEFDQVRSFSDGLAPIQMGKRWGYIRNLFDKL comes from the coding sequence ATGACGATCTCCACCGATTCCAGCTTTGCCGATACCCAAACCCATTGGGCAAAAGACTCAATTCACCAGCTTTTTAGCCGCCAAATTATCAGTGGTTATCCGGATGGTAGCTTTCGCCCCAATAACTCCGTTACCCGGGCTGAATTTGCGGCAATTTTAAATAAGGCTTTTCCCCAAGTTACCCCGGTGCGCGATGCCATCAACTTTCGCGATGTACCCGCCAATCACTGGGCAAATTCCGCGATTCAAACCGTTACCCGTGCTGCATTTTTCTCCGGTTATCCGAATGGAACCTTTCGCCCCAATCAACCCATTCCCCGTGTGCAAGCGCTGGTAGCATTAGTGAGTGGGTTAAAGTATGACCGTGACCCGAATCCTAACTCAATTCTTCAACAATACTATGATGATGCGGCGGCTATTCCCAATTATGCACGAGGCGCGATCGCAACCGCAACCCGTCAGTTTTTAGTCGTTAACTATCCAGATGTCAGACGCCTACACCCGAATCGCAATGCGACACGAGGCGAAGTGGCTGCACTGATTAGTCGGGCGTTAAAACTTCCTGGCGTTCCCCAACAGTATGTTCCGGGTTGGGATATCATCGCGATTGAACCTTTATTTGATGATGCGGATTCCTTTAGCCAAGAACGGGCGAGGGTCAAACTGGGAGAGAAATGGGGATATATTGATAAAACTGGCACATTTATTGTTGATCCGCAACTGAATGAAGCCGAACCCTTTTCCGAAGGAATTGCATTAGTAAGATTGCAGCAAAATGGCGTTGACTTAAGCTGGGTTCGTAGTAGGCACTTTAGTGCCAGAAGCGCTAAAGCGCTGACTACAAACGCCCAAAAATTATCCTCACTAGAAATCCGAGGCGTTTGGCTAACGACTACCGATAGCCAAGTTTTTAATACCTCAAAAAACATAGCTGAGGCGATGGATTTCCTCGCCAACACTGGATTTAATGTAGTTTTTCCGGTGGTTTGGAATAATGGGGCGACGCTTTATCCCAGTCGCCTGATGCAAGATATCATGGGACTGGAAATTGACCCGCGCTTTACTGGGCGAGATCCCCTAGCTGAACTGATTCAAGCGGCTAAGAACGTGGGATTAGCCGTAATTCCGTGGTTTGAATATGGCTTTGCCAGTTCCTATAATCAAAAGGGTGGACGCTTACTTGCCCAAAAACCTGATTGGGCGGCGCGGGATAGCCAAGGGAATTTACTCACCAAAAATAACTTTGAATGGCTAAATGCGTTTGACCCCCAGGTGCAGGATTTTGTTATGGGACTTATCCTGGAAGTTATTAGAAATTACGATATTGCTGGAATCCAGGGAGATGACCGCTTACCCGCCCTACCCTCAGAAGGGGGGTATGATACCCAAACGGTACAACGCTATGTGCAGCAGTTCAACCAAGAACCGCCTAACAACCCAAAAGACTCCCAATGGTTACAATGGCGGGCGGATTTGCTAACGGATTTCCTCACTCGTCTATACCGACAGGTGGTAGCAATTAATCCAGAACTGATAATTTCAATCGCACCTAGTCCCTATCCTTGGGGATTCCAGGAGTATTTACAAGATAACCAAGCCTGGGCGGATCAGGGATTGGTGGATATGATACATCCCCAATTCTATCGCCGGGATTTTGCTAGTTATAAACAGCTTGTTGATCGGTTGGTGCATGACCAATTAAACCCAGTACAATTGTCTACGGTGATACCGGGAATCCTGATTAAAAGCGGGTCGTATCGCATCAGTTCCCAGGATTTAGTCCAGGTAATTGAGTACAATCGCGATCGCGGTTTAGCCGGGGAGGTGTTATTTTTCTACGAGGGCTTGCGCCAGGATAATGATACCTTAGCCAACGCCTTGCGATCGCACGTCTATGCTCAATCGGTTCCCTTCAACACTGCACAAGTAAAGGCACAAGGGTTTACCCATCGCCGCGTTGGGGCTGAATATCGTTATATTGACCGCTTTGGTAATCTTGTCACTCAGCCTGAATTTGATTGGCTGGATTCGTTTCAGGAGGAACGGGCGCGAGTGCGAATGGGGTACAAGTGGGGCTATATTGACAAAACGGGACACCTGATCACTCGTTTAGACTTTGATCAGGCGGATCAGTTTGCGGAAGGATTAGCGCGAGTAAAAATTGGTAGTCGGTATGGGTATATCGATTTATCCGGTCAATGGGTAATTTCTCCCCAGTTTGATCAAGCGACTCGGTTCAGTGAAGGGTTAGCGGCGGTGAAGGTAGAAGATCAATGGGGTTATATCGATAAAATTGGTAAATGGGTAATTCCGACTCAGTTTGATCAGGCGGAGTTGTTCTCAGAAGGATTAGCGGCGGTACAACTGGCAGGTAAATACGGATATTGTGACTCAAACGGTCAACTGGTGATTCCCGCGAACTTTGACGCGGCGGGTTCATTTGCCCAAGGACTTGCCCCGGTTCAATTGCGCGATCGCTGGGGCTATATTAATCCTACTGGAGAATTGGTTATTGAGCCACAATTTGATGCGGCGCAACCCTTTTCCCAGGAATTAGCCGCCGTCAAAATTGGATCGTTTTGGGGGTATATCAATAAAAAGGGCGATCGGGTCATTTCACCGGAATTTGATCAAGTCAGGTCTTTTAGTGATGGATTAGCGCCCATTCAGATGGGTAAACGATGGGGTTATATTCGCAATCTCTTTGACAAATTGTAG